One genomic window of Manihot esculenta cultivar AM560-2 chromosome 16, M.esculenta_v8, whole genome shotgun sequence includes the following:
- the LOC110603170 gene encoding uncharacterized protein LOC110603170: MPSARMRIPIYSHDFSGDGRELQFHDQPAATFSDMVFGFLEDSYEESFRASPGSEEGRENEEVDEENEERSANESVEDDKNFWEKQHQLLQATLCRTSSLESGIRNVTKEAVKEIQMAGTICGCGRPMVGGCRNCLMTEISGRLRNAGYNSAICKSKWRSSPDIPSGEHAFLDVIDNSNSKKGEVRVIIELNFRAEFEMAKASEEYNRLVLRLPEIFVGKEERLNTVIKILCSAAKKCMKEKKMHLGPWRKQRYMQAKWLGTCKRTTVMPAFSMGDTGRLPKPKASMLTVDLLEMLPNMHCTAVEVV; encoded by the exons ATGCCTAGTGCGAGAATGAGAATCCCAATTTATTCACACGATTTCTCCGGCGATGGTCGTGAGCTTCAGTTTCATGACCAACCGGCGGCGACTTTCTCCGATATGGTTTTCGGGTTTCTAGAGGATAGTTACGAAGAGTCATTTCGAGCGAGTCCCGGCAGCGAGGAgggtagagaaaatgaagaagttGATGAAGAAAACGAAGAGAGATCAGCGAACGAAAGCGTTGAAGATGACAAAAACTTCTGGGAGAAACAACACCAGCTTCTACAA GCTACCTTATGCAGGACTAGCTCCTTGGAATCAGGGATAAGGAATGTCACTAAAGAGGCAGTGAAGGAAATTCAGATGGCAGGAACGATCTGTGGCTGTGGAAGGCCAATGGTAGGTGGCTGCCGGAATTGTTTGATGACAGAAATCTCAGGCCGTCTCCGAAATGCCGGCTATAATAGTGCCATTTGCAAGTCTAAGTGGAGAAGTTCTCCAGATATCCCATCag GGGAACATGCATTTTTGGATGTAATAGACAATTCAAATTCTAAAAAAGGAGAGGTGAGGGTgataatagaattaaatttcCGAGCTGAGTTTGAGATGGCGAAAGCAAGCGAAGAGTACAATCGGCTAGTCCTGCGATTACCGGAGATATTCGTCGGAAAAGAAGAAAGATTAAACACAGTAATAAAAATCTTATGCTCGGCAGCTAAGAAGtgcatgaaagaaaagaaaatgcacTTAGGGCCATGGAGAAAACAAAGGTACATGCAAGCAAAATGGCTGGGCACTTGCAAAAGGACAACAGTGATGCCTGCCTTTTCAATGGGAGATACCGGCCGGCTGCCGAAGCCCAAGGCGTCGATGCTAACGGTGGATTTGCTAGAGATGCTTCCTAATATGCATTGTACAGCAGTTGAGGTTGTGTGA